The Pleuronectes platessa chromosome 10, fPlePla1.1, whole genome shotgun sequence genome contains a region encoding:
- the LOC128449877 gene encoding early endosome antigen 1, producing MMNEIEEKHEKETADESEEEIEKELEGETLQEFDNHSDFEESPRISPDSIIQEMMKYFDEFIESERLRKIDLQKDLLKKGGARTALEVNVNSVKRDRSQLEENLKKERKEKEVLPITLSLNQEQAQTSGQEATIEHMKAERADSRSGEDQQHHDAQQLASENKTPRSRLEDALHEKALAQKQHQEDREARSRLEEQVKKEEVWFLPVNNQLEKLKKAPVDREALMCDKETLSLQNNDITGKLEAMEAKCKETVSQKDNIIFKNQAIIVELRHSVDELTAHLEKSERKNAQTEDALIQQQKDADKLDNMTQENQQLASENKRLRVELEDALREMQLAGDAALSEQLVERDKLESLTRENQQVASVNEKLRSELVDALRERHVTDISKQRTLDDLTEENNHLASKSRRLQGELEDALREMQLAGDAALSEQLVERDKLHSLTRENQQVASVNEKLRSELVDALRERHVTDISKQRTLDDLTEENHHLASKSKRLQGELEDAVREMKLAGDAALSEQLVERDKLESLTRENQQVASLNEKLRSELEEACSRLEEHVKKEKARFLQVTKKLARLKRGQADRESLMYDKETCRMENKYITGKLEATEAKYDLLVQRDRAHPRRNEELLAQKDDALLKNQAIKLQYVVDDLRTQQSESKMKQAQLEYTLRQEQIQRAVLEERISNTASLQKEKKKTVHLAYALKAERAKSKRYSFELTEAKINQVKVQERQHLSPSLHNL from the exons ATGATGAATGAAATTGAAGAGAAACATGAAAAGGAGACTGCCGATgaatctgaggaggagatcgaAAAGGAACTTGAGGGGGAGACTTTGCAGGAATTTGACAATCACTCTGACTTCGAGGAG TCTCCGCGGATCTCGCCAGACTCTATTATTCAGGAAATGATGAAGTACTTTGACGAG TTCATTGAATCGGAGCGGTTAAGGAAAATTGATCTCCAAAAAGACCTCCTGAAAAAAGGAGGAGCCAGAACTGCTCTTGAAGTGAACGTGAACAGTGTAAAAAGAGATCGATCTCAATTGGAAGAAAACCTGAAGAAGGAgcgaaaagaaaaagaagttcTCCCAATAACTCTCTCTTTGAATCAAGAGCAAGCTCAAACATCCGGTCAGGAAGCAACAATTGAGCACATGAAGGCAGAAAGGGCTGATAGCAGGTCAGGGGAAGACCAACAGCATCATGATGCTCAACAGCTGGCTTCTGAGAACAAGACACCAAGAAGCAGACTTGAAGATGCCCTTCATGAGAAAGCGCTTGCCCAAAagcagcaccaggaggacagagaggctcGCAGCAGACTTGAGGAGCaagtgaagaaggaggaagtCTGGTTCTTGCCAGTAAATAATCAATTAGAGAAGCTAAAGAAAGCCCCAGTGGATAGAGAGGCACTGATGTGTGACAAGGAAACCCTAAGCCTGCAGAACAATGATATCACAGGAAAATTAGAGGCCATGGAAGCTAAGTGTAAAGAAACCGTGTCACAGAAAGATAATATTATCTTTAAGAATCAAGCCATCATTGTTGAGCTTCGACATTCGGTCGATGAGTTAACAGCACATCTGGaaaagagtgaaagaaaaaacgCCCAAACTGAAGATGCCCTAATCCAGCAGCAGAAGGATGCAGACAAACTGGACAATATGACCCAAGAAAACCAACAGTTGGCTTCTGAGAACAAGAGGCTACGAGTTGAACTGGAGGATGCTCTAAGAGAGATGCAGCTCGCTGGTGACGCCGCCTTATCGGAGCAATTGGTGGAAAGAGATAAACTAGAGTCTCTAACACGAGAAAATCAACAAGTTGCCTCTGTGAACGAAAAGCTTCGAAGTGAACTTGTCGATGCTTTACGTGAGAGACATGTGACCGACATCTCCAAGCAGCGTACACTGGACGATCTGACTGAGGAAAATAATCACCTGGCTTCCAAGAGCAGGAGGCTACAAGGTGAACTGGAGGATGCTCTAAGAGAGATGCAGCTCGCTGGTGACGCCGCCTTATCGGAGCAATTGGTCGAAAGAGATAAACTACACTCTCTGACTCGAGAAAATCAACAAGTTGCCTCTGTGAACGAAAAGCTACGAAGTGAACTTGTCGATGCTTTACGTGAGAGACATGTGACCGACATCTCCAAGCAGCGTACACTGGACGATCTGACTGAGGAAAATCATCACCTGGCttccaagagcaagaggctACAAGGTGAACTGGAGGATGCTGTAAGAGAGATGAAGCTCGCTGGTGACGCCGCCTTATCGGAGCAATTGGTGGAAAGAGATAAACTAGAGTCTCTGACTCGAGAAAATCAACAAGTTGCCTCTCTGAACGAAAAGCTACGAAGTGAACTTGAAGAAGCTTGCAGCAGACTTGAGGAACACGTGAAGAAGGAGAAAGCCAGGTTCTTGCAAGTAACTAAGAAATTAGCGAGGCTAAAGAGAGGCCAAGCGGATAGAGAGTCACTCATGTATGACAAGGAAACATGCAGGATGGAGAACAAGTATATCACGGGTAAGTTAGAGGCCACGGAGGCCAAATATGACCTTTTagttcagagagacagagctcaCCCTCGGCGGAATGAAGAACTCCTGGCACAGAAAGACGATGCCCTCTTGAAGAACCAAGCCATCAAGCTCCAATATGTAGTCGATGACCTCAGGACACAACAGTCAGAGAGCAAGATGAAACAGGCCCAGCTCGAATACACCCTACGTCAGGAGCAGATACAAAGGGCCGTCTTGGAGGAGAGAATTAGTAACACTGCCTCtcttcaaaaagaaaagaagaaaaccgTTCATTTGGCCTATGCTCTTAAAGCAGAGAGGGCCAAAAGTAAGAGATACAGTTTTGAGCTCACGGAAGCCAAGATCAATCAAGTAAAGGTGCAAGAGCGGCAGCATTTGAGTCCATCCCTCCACAACCTCTGA